In a genomic window of Spirosoma agri:
- a CDS encoding EcsC family protein — protein MTPYQDTVRTELVRWQQAMQKPPSALGRLSTSVQRRINRIIPRRIHQVITATIKQMTRAVLFGADLLNRLPEPGLTLPQREAKVVSRINFYRKASAAEGGVTGAGGLLLGLADFPLLLGLKMKLLFEIAALYGYSSRDYRERVYILYVFQLAFSSQERRQAVYEFITDWPEHSRQLPDDINQFDWLTFQQEYRDYIDLVKMAQLIPGIGAAVGIVANYQLVSQLGRTAMNAYRTRWLQENKLLLS, from the coding sequence ATGACCCCCTATCAGGACACTGTTCGAACCGAATTGGTCCGCTGGCAACAGGCTATGCAAAAGCCGCCATCGGCCCTGGGAAGGCTCTCTACGTCCGTGCAGCGCCGGATTAATCGGATCATTCCCCGGCGTATCCACCAGGTTATTACGGCTACCATTAAACAGATGACGCGGGCCGTTCTATTCGGTGCCGACTTACTGAATCGCCTGCCGGAACCTGGTCTGACGTTGCCGCAACGGGAAGCAAAAGTCGTCAGCCGGATCAACTTTTACCGGAAAGCCAGTGCGGCCGAAGGAGGGGTAACGGGAGCGGGCGGGCTGTTGCTCGGGCTGGCCGATTTCCCGTTGCTGCTTGGCCTGAAAATGAAATTACTGTTTGAGATTGCCGCACTCTACGGCTATTCGTCCCGCGATTACCGCGAACGGGTCTATATTCTTTATGTTTTCCAGCTAGCCTTTTCGAGTCAGGAGCGTCGGCAGGCCGTCTACGAATTTATTACCGACTGGCCCGAACACAGCCGCCAGTTACCGGATGACATCAACCAGTTCGACTGGCTAACGTTTCAGCAGGAGTACCGCGATTACATCGATCTGGTCAAAATGGCGCAGCTGATTCCTGGTATCGGTGCTGCGGTGGGCATTGTCGCCAATTATCAGTTGGTTAGTCAGCTGGGACGTACCGCAATGAACGCCTACCGGACGCGATGGCTGCAAGAAAATAAGTTGTTACTGAGTTGA
- a CDS encoding PorT family protein: protein MTKPLYSLLCLCLLQAVSSFGQGKLSVSAAITPLYVNTAYSRFYLYPDSDGAIVEPIYMNGTVGSVGYVAGATAYYTYAPGWSVAAGIWYRYLPTQVARSPLAGEGTTSIRSRAIRIPLMLNFRSSAKKLSPYYTLGVLIDIPFSSRVVAVRDDMPTQKLRLSPDPGPQFSAMIGAGAVYQIDPTLALTVQPTATYRLGRFGGSHTDKRTYELGLQTQLIYSF, encoded by the coding sequence ATGACCAAACCGCTCTATTCGTTGCTCTGCTTGTGTTTGCTTCAGGCTGTATCGTCTTTTGGTCAGGGAAAATTATCGGTTTCGGCGGCCATTACTCCCCTGTATGTTAATACGGCCTACTCGCGCTTTTATCTGTATCCCGACAGCGATGGAGCAATCGTTGAACCCATATACATGAACGGCACCGTTGGTTCGGTTGGCTACGTAGCGGGTGCCACGGCTTATTACACTTACGCCCCCGGCTGGTCAGTAGCCGCTGGCATCTGGTATCGCTATTTACCAACTCAAGTTGCCCGCTCGCCACTGGCGGGCGAAGGCACTACCAGCATCCGCAGTCGGGCCATTCGCATTCCGCTCATGCTTAATTTCCGGTCGTCGGCAAAAAAACTATCGCCCTATTACACCCTCGGCGTACTGATCGATATACCTTTTTCGTCGCGGGTGGTTGCCGTGCGGGATGATATGCCCACGCAGAAACTTCGGCTAAGTCCTGATCCCGGCCCACAATTTAGTGCCATGATCGGAGCGGGTGCTGTTTATCAGATTGACCCAACGCTTGCGCTGACCGTACAACCAACTGCTACCTATCGGTTAGGCCGCTTCGGTGGTTCTCACACGGATAAGCGCACCTACGAACTGGGCCTGCAAACTCAGTTGATCTATTCTTTCTGA
- a CDS encoding murein L,D-transpeptidase catalytic domain family protein, protein MNKVVWLLAVLVLTYFASTGFKSTRVVVATSTAAKAAPKEKRFAKLDVYEQLNLAQSGLQKSVFEYAMRGWQKTDTTKSVISIVDLSQPSTKKRLYVVDLASKKLLFNTYVSHGRNSGDLVPNQFSNTNSSFQSSLGFYQTLNTYMGKHGLSLQLKGLEKGFNDNVYNRNIVLHGADYVCEAFIRKTGRLGRSQGCPAVPYELSKPIIEAVKGGTCLFVYSPDPNYLNQSTFLTNALASL, encoded by the coding sequence ATGAATAAAGTCGTTTGGCTTCTGGCCGTGCTTGTTCTCACTTATTTTGCAAGTACCGGATTCAAATCTACGCGCGTCGTTGTCGCTACATCAACTGCGGCAAAAGCTGCTCCAAAGGAAAAGCGATTTGCCAAGCTGGATGTCTATGAACAACTCAATCTGGCACAGTCTGGTTTACAGAAAAGTGTATTTGAGTATGCGATGCGGGGCTGGCAAAAAACAGACACCACCAAATCGGTCATCTCAATCGTCGATCTGAGTCAGCCATCGACAAAAAAACGGCTCTATGTCGTTGACCTTGCCAGCAAAAAACTCCTGTTCAACACCTACGTTTCGCACGGTCGTAACTCCGGTGATCTGGTTCCCAATCAGTTCTCCAATACCAATTCGTCGTTTCAGAGCAGCCTGGGTTTTTACCAGACGCTCAACACGTACATGGGCAAACATGGTCTGTCGCTGCAATTGAAGGGACTGGAAAAAGGCTTCAACGACAATGTGTATAACCGCAACATTGTGCTGCACGGTGCCGATTACGTATGCGAAGCGTTTATCCGTAAAACCGGTCGTCTGGGTCGTAGTCAGGGTTGCCCGGCAGTGCCATACGAGTTGTCAAAACCAATTATCGAAGCGGTGAAAGGCGGTACCTGCCTGTTCGTTTACTCGCCCGACCCGAATTATCTGAATCAGTCGACGTTCCTGACCAACGCGCTGGCCTCTTTGTAG
- a CDS encoding DUF4142 domain-containing protein, translated as MKKTILLALLIASGLTLQSCGSSEKKDSEERAEQANEAKSTSDDDDSEFAVKAASGGMLEVELGRLAQEKAQNQQVKDFGAMMVKDHSKANDELKSLAASKNITLPTTLGEDHQKHVNELAKLSGKEFDKKYVSLMVDDHKEDIDEFEEASKDAKDPDIKALATKTLPTLKEHLTKIQAINDALK; from the coding sequence ATGAAAAAGACCATTCTCCTGGCCCTCCTGATCGCAAGTGGCCTGACGCTGCAATCGTGCGGCAGTAGTGAAAAGAAAGACAGTGAAGAGCGCGCTGAACAGGCCAATGAAGCCAAAAGTACGTCGGACGATGACGACTCTGAATTCGCCGTAAAAGCAGCCAGTGGCGGTATGTTGGAAGTTGAACTAGGTCGACTGGCTCAGGAAAAAGCCCAAAATCAGCAGGTAAAAGACTTTGGCGCGATGATGGTAAAAGATCATTCGAAGGCAAACGACGAACTTAAATCACTGGCTGCCAGCAAAAATATCACCCTGCCAACAACGCTGGGGGAAGATCACCAGAAACATGTGAATGAGCTGGCGAAGCTCTCCGGCAAAGAATTCGACAAGAAATATGTAAGCCTGATGGTTGATGATCATAAGGAGGATATCGACGAATTCGAAGAGGCCAGCAAAGATGCGAAAGACCCTGATATCAAGGCACTTGCTACAAAAACGTTACCAACGCTGAAAGAGCATCTGACCAAAATCCAGGCAATCAACGATGCCTTGAAATAA
- a CDS encoding 1-aminocyclopropane-1-carboxylate deaminase/D-cysteine desulfhydrase: MAELARQLAELAGNSPVQLLADPFPEPVAIRLFLKRDDLLHPQVSGNKWRKLTYNLLAAQQRGLKTLLTFGGAYSNHLYATAAAGQVFGFTTIGIVRGEELANRPRNPTLQFCEACGMQLHFVSRVEYRRKDEPPFIKALINRFGPCYVLPEGGTNELAVRGTAEIIPELRAQLGYMPDYVCCPVGTGGTVMGLIRSATPATTVLGFLALNAPTFQLPFVDPLPENFRLQTGYSFGGYAKTTPALLEFIRTFERKTGIRIEQVYTGKMLYGIYELARQGYFPAGATVVAVHTGGLQGRSSELD, translated from the coding sequence ATGGCCGAACTTGCCCGGCAACTCGCCGAATTAGCTGGTAACTCACCAGTTCAGCTACTGGCCGATCCATTCCCCGAACCCGTTGCCATCCGGCTGTTTCTGAAACGGGATGATCTATTGCATCCGCAGGTGTCTGGAAATAAATGGCGCAAGTTGACGTATAATTTGCTAGCCGCGCAGCAGCGGGGTTTGAAAACCTTATTGACGTTCGGTGGGGCTTACTCCAATCACTTATATGCCACCGCTGCCGCTGGACAGGTGTTTGGCTTTACTACGATTGGGATCGTTCGGGGTGAGGAGTTGGCGAATAGGCCCAGAAACCCGACGCTGCAATTCTGCGAAGCGTGTGGTATGCAGCTTCATTTCGTAAGTCGGGTGGAGTACCGTCGGAAAGATGAGCCACCGTTTATCAAGGCGCTGATTAACCGATTTGGGCCATGCTACGTGCTGCCGGAGGGTGGTACGAATGAATTAGCCGTGCGCGGTACCGCCGAGATTATCCCCGAACTAAGGGCTCAGTTAGGTTATATGCCCGATTACGTTTGCTGCCCGGTTGGAACGGGTGGAACGGTGATGGGCCTGATCCGGTCGGCCACACCAGCTACGACTGTTTTAGGGTTTCTGGCGTTGAACGCACCAACGTTTCAGTTGCCTTTCGTTGACCCGTTACCCGAAAATTTCCGGCTGCAAACGGGCTATTCGTTTGGGGGTTATGCCAAAACAACGCCCGCATTACTTGAATTTATCCGAACATTCGAGCGGAAAACCGGTATCCGGATCGAGCAGGTCTATACCGGCAAGATGTTGTATGGTATTTATGAGCTGGCTCGTCAGGGCTATTTCCCCGCTGGTGCCACAGTGGTAGCGGTCCACACGGGTGGGTTGCAGGGTAGAAGCAGTGAGCTGGATTAG
- a CDS encoding L,D-transpeptidase family protein, whose product MENRKIWIGVAVLAGLIVLFFVGRELVTWQQKKQVAKQDQQQAAQSLAQAKQSLHQVCQYADSVGIDTSRYAVTGTMAIDEITKKAAQLMMEVRYGKKPSRIEFSGLPEAIDSSWVAKMDTAFSATDLTRDLSFTPYNQLVKHYSRLRSQGKGSPAVADSLRLIRQTLNFYRYINRFDPDKFVVVNIPAGELNVFDRKGQRFLPMKVVAGKKDKRTPCMTTYIKDIVAYPYWNVPKSIATKEMLPKIQKNVSFLSSQNLQVLDSRDREVDPDEIDWESLSETNFPYRIRQASGCDNSLGLIKFDLENPLAIYLHDTNGRDIFTLSDDRWRSHGCVRVQKPVELANFVLGKQTFDAGFMNRCLIDQKPQTLAIPKRFPVFITYNIADVDAAGRLHFYNDVYGLGN is encoded by the coding sequence ATGGAAAATCGGAAAATTTGGATTGGCGTGGCCGTATTGGCCGGATTAATAGTTTTGTTCTTCGTTGGCCGCGAACTAGTAACGTGGCAGCAAAAAAAGCAGGTAGCAAAACAGGATCAGCAACAAGCGGCCCAGTCACTTGCTCAGGCGAAGCAAAGCCTGCATCAGGTGTGCCAATACGCCGACTCAGTGGGTATCGATACGAGTCGTTATGCGGTTACGGGCACAATGGCTATCGATGAGATTACTAAAAAAGCGGCTCAGTTGATGATGGAGGTGCGCTACGGAAAGAAGCCATCCCGTATTGAGTTTAGTGGTCTTCCCGAAGCGATAGACTCTTCGTGGGTTGCGAAAATGGACACGGCTTTTTCGGCCACCGACCTGACCCGCGATCTGTCATTTACACCCTATAATCAGTTGGTGAAGCATTACAGCCGGTTGCGGAGCCAGGGGAAAGGCAGTCCCGCCGTTGCCGATTCGCTGCGGCTGATTCGACAGACGCTTAATTTTTATCGCTATATCAACCGGTTCGACCCGGACAAATTCGTTGTGGTCAACATTCCGGCGGGCGAGTTGAACGTCTTTGACCGGAAGGGACAGCGGTTCTTACCGATGAAAGTAGTTGCGGGCAAGAAAGACAAGCGGACGCCTTGCATGACAACCTACATCAAGGACATTGTGGCGTATCCATACTGGAATGTTCCAAAAAGTATTGCCACCAAAGAAATGCTGCCCAAAATCCAGAAAAACGTGTCGTTTCTGTCAAGTCAGAATTTGCAGGTGCTGGATAGCCGGGATCGTGAAGTGGACCCCGACGAGATTGACTGGGAAAGTCTGTCCGAGACGAATTTTCCGTACCGCATTCGGCAGGCATCGGGTTGCGACAACTCGCTTGGCTTGATCAAATTCGATCTGGAAAATCCGCTGGCTATCTATCTTCACGATACCAACGGTCGCGACATATTTACGCTTTCTGACGACCGCTGGCGCAGTCACGGGTGTGTGCGGGTACAGAAGCCTGTTGAGTTAGCCAATTTTGTTCTTGGTAAGCAAACGTTCGATGCTGGTTTCATGAATCGCTGCCTGATCGATCAGAAGCCGCAGACGCTGGCCATTCCTAAACGGTTTCCGGTCTTCATTACCTACAACATTGCGGACGTTGACGCAGCTGGGCGACTACACTTTTACAACGATGTGTATGGGCTCGGCAACTGA
- a CDS encoding RluA family pseudouridine synthase gives MVAETEDESPEDDELYEHHRIVVDKGQGLLRIDRFLMDRLQNATRTKIQAAIDVESVRVNGNITKASYKIKPDDVITVSLPHPPRDTDIKPENIPLNIVFEDDELLVLNKPAGMVVHPAHGNWDGTLVNALVYHFQNLPTSRNGAIRPGLAHRIDKDTSGLMVIAKTEYAMTYLARQFFEHNIERTYNALVWGLPDPTDGTITGYIGRSIRDRKVQVIYDDESKGKWAITHYKTLESLRYVALVQCNLETGRTHQIRAHMKHIGHPLFNDAMYGGDRILRGTPVGTYKAFVDNAFKLIPRQALHAKSLGFTHPRTRQWLQFDSDLPDDFQAALDKWRKKTTNDDQ, from the coding sequence ATGGTAGCGGAAACGGAAGACGAATCACCCGAAGACGACGAATTATACGAACACCACCGCATTGTGGTTGATAAAGGCCAAGGCTTACTGCGCATCGACCGGTTCCTGATGGACCGGCTGCAAAACGCCACACGCACTAAAATTCAGGCGGCTATCGATGTCGAGTCGGTACGGGTCAATGGTAACATCACCAAAGCCAGCTACAAGATCAAGCCGGATGACGTGATCACGGTTTCGCTTCCACATCCACCCCGCGACACGGACATTAAGCCGGAAAATATTCCGCTCAATATCGTTTTTGAAGACGACGAACTACTGGTTCTCAACAAACCAGCGGGCATGGTCGTACACCCCGCCCACGGCAACTGGGACGGAACGCTGGTGAACGCGCTGGTGTATCATTTCCAGAACCTGCCCACATCCCGAAACGGCGCGATCAGACCCGGCCTGGCGCACCGAATCGACAAAGACACGTCGGGCCTGATGGTGATCGCCAAAACTGAGTACGCCATGACGTACCTGGCCCGGCAGTTTTTCGAACACAACATCGAACGAACCTACAATGCCCTGGTCTGGGGACTGCCCGACCCAACCGATGGCACCATTACGGGCTACATTGGCCGAAGCATTCGAGACCGGAAAGTGCAGGTCATCTACGACGACGAATCGAAAGGTAAATGGGCCATCACGCACTACAAAACGCTGGAATCCCTTCGCTATGTCGCCCTGGTACAGTGCAATCTGGAAACAGGTCGTACCCATCAGATCCGGGCGCACATGAAGCACATTGGCCATCCGCTGTTCAACGATGCCATGTACGGGGGCGACCGCATTCTGCGGGGTACTCCGGTTGGTACCTACAAAGCCTTCGTCGATAATGCGTTCAAGCTCATACCCCGGCAAGCCTTACACGCGAAGTCGCTGGGATTTACCCATCCCCGTACCCGCCAATGGCTTCAATTCGATTCTGACCTCCCCGACGATTTTCAGGCGGCCCTCGACAAATGGCGCAAGAAAACGACGAACGACGACCAGTAG
- a CDS encoding GNAT family N-acetyltransferase, which translates to MISIRPGTRADIPQAFALVTELAVYELAADQVTSSAEQMADDGFGANPLFGLLVAEDSESEKIVGMALYYFRYSTWKGKRLYLEDIIVTEDFRGYGIGKLLLDATIETARETHCTGMMWQVLDWNKPAIGFYQQFGTRFDDGWTNCHLDF; encoded by the coding sequence ATGATTTCAATTCGTCCCGGTACCCGCGCCGACATACCACAGGCTTTTGCTCTGGTAACTGAACTGGCCGTCTATGAATTAGCCGCCGATCAGGTCACAAGTTCCGCCGAACAGATGGCCGATGATGGTTTCGGCGCTAATCCGCTTTTTGGGCTGCTGGTGGCAGAAGACTCCGAAAGTGAAAAAATCGTAGGCATGGCCCTGTATTATTTCCGGTATTCGACCTGGAAAGGCAAGCGTCTTTACCTGGAAGACATTATCGTTACCGAAGATTTCAGGGGGTACGGCATTGGAAAGCTCCTGCTGGATGCAACCATCGAGACAGCCCGCGAAACGCATTGCACCGGCATGATGTGGCAGGTATTGGACTGGAATAAGCCCGCTATCGGCTTTTATCAGCAGTTTGGCACCCGTTTCGACGACGGGTGGACGAACTGCCACCTGGATTTTTGA
- a CDS encoding serine hydrolase domain-containing protein: MNSSTQPLNRLYVWCFLNLLTVQLASAQSALTTAKLHRLDQRITQLMDSAHVPGLSIAIIQSGKVVYTKGYGLTKADSTQPVTPATVFEAASLTKPVFAYAVLQLVEEGKLDLDKPLYTYLPYSDVADDERYQQLTARMVLSHRSGFPNWRNDRQSPHLSLLFPPGKRFSYSGEGFVYLQKVVEKITNQPINELMEERVLKPLGMTKSGFVWKPSFAANVAQPHNESGETEPKYKPQQANMAYSMHTTASDYARFILAIVNNKGLKPATVDQMLSPQSQLPKRFADSTTLAPDLFWGLGFGLERTPKATYFWHWGDNGAFKCYVAANRSRKDAVIYFANGSNGLDFADEILTQTLGGYHPAFGFLGINWREEVRKRTQAK, from the coding sequence ATGAACTCATCTACCCAACCATTGAACAGACTATACGTTTGGTGCTTCCTAAATCTCTTGACGGTTCAGCTCGCCAGCGCTCAATCGGCGTTAACAACCGCTAAACTGCATCGGCTGGATCAACGCATCACGCAACTAATGGATAGCGCCCATGTGCCCGGTCTGTCCATAGCGATCATTCAGAGCGGTAAAGTGGTGTACACGAAGGGATATGGACTGACAAAGGCCGACTCGACGCAGCCGGTTACCCCAGCCACCGTGTTTGAAGCGGCCTCATTAACTAAACCCGTGTTTGCGTATGCCGTTCTGCAACTGGTTGAGGAAGGCAAACTCGACCTCGACAAGCCACTGTATACGTACCTCCCCTATTCGGATGTGGCTGACGATGAACGCTATCAGCAATTGACCGCCCGCATGGTGCTCAGTCATCGGTCCGGTTTTCCGAACTGGCGTAACGATAGACAATCCCCCCACCTGTCGCTGTTATTTCCGCCCGGCAAACGATTCAGCTATTCGGGCGAAGGGTTCGTTTACCTGCAAAAAGTAGTCGAAAAAATTACGAACCAGCCTATTAATGAGCTCATGGAGGAACGGGTTCTGAAACCGCTGGGCATGACTAAAAGTGGATTCGTCTGGAAACCCTCCTTTGCAGCCAACGTGGCCCAACCACATAATGAGTCCGGGGAAACCGAACCCAAATACAAACCTCAGCAGGCAAACATGGCTTATTCGATGCACACCACCGCCAGCGATTATGCGCGATTTATTCTGGCTATTGTCAACAATAAGGGTTTGAAACCAGCTACCGTCGATCAGATGCTAAGCCCGCAAAGCCAGTTACCGAAGCGATTTGCAGACTCCACCACACTGGCACCTGACCTATTCTGGGGATTGGGTTTCGGACTAGAGCGCACACCAAAAGCGACCTACTTCTGGCACTGGGGCGACAACGGCGCGTTTAAATGCTACGTTGCGGCCAATCGTAGTCGGAAGGATGCTGTAATCTATTTTGCGAATGGATCGAATGGTCTGGACTTCGCCGACGAAATATTGACGCAGACCCTTGGTGGTTACCATCCGGCCTTCGGCTTTTTAGGCATAAACTGGCGGGAAGAAGTCCGCAAACGAACGCAAGCTAAGTAA
- a CDS encoding L-threonylcarbamoyladenylate synthase: MTQIGADIRVAAAYLQAGNVVGIPTETVYGLAGNALNPDAVLTIFRVKNRPAFDPLIVHTDSLAKVEQVVTDIPEPARRLAEQFWPGPLTLLLPKQDQIPDLTTSGLPTVAVRIPNHPLTLALLRSLDFPLAAPSANPFGYISPTTAQHVADQLGDQVPYILDGGPASVGLESTIIGFEAGKATVFRLGGMALEDIERVIGPVNVRTHSTSNPKAPGMLSSHYAPRKPLILLQPGESPQPDAKAGALVFREPFGGIRSDNQRVLSPTGDLNEAAKNLFAHLRALDSLPVDIIYAEPLPNQGLGWAMNDRLRRASVQH, translated from the coding sequence ATGACCCAGATTGGCGCAGATATTCGAGTTGCAGCCGCGTATCTACAAGCAGGAAATGTCGTCGGGATTCCGACAGAAACAGTATATGGGCTAGCTGGCAATGCCCTCAATCCGGACGCGGTCCTGACTATTTTCAGGGTAAAAAATCGCCCGGCCTTCGACCCTCTCATTGTCCACACGGATTCACTGGCTAAGGTAGAGCAGGTTGTTACGGACATTCCCGAGCCCGCCCGACGCCTTGCCGAACAGTTCTGGCCGGGTCCACTAACGCTTCTTTTGCCCAAACAGGATCAAATTCCGGACCTGACTACATCGGGCTTGCCGACGGTTGCCGTTCGTATTCCGAACCATCCGTTGACGCTGGCTTTGCTGCGATCACTCGATTTTCCACTGGCGGCTCCCAGCGCGAATCCATTCGGTTACATCAGCCCAACCACGGCGCAGCACGTTGCCGATCAGCTAGGCGATCAGGTTCCCTACATTCTGGATGGTGGTCCGGCTAGTGTTGGCCTTGAGTCGACGATTATTGGTTTCGAAGCCGGTAAAGCGACTGTCTTTCGGCTGGGCGGTATGGCGTTGGAAGACATCGAACGCGTCATCGGGCCGGTAAACGTTCGTACGCATTCGACCTCTAACCCCAAAGCACCCGGTATGCTGAGCAGTCATTACGCTCCGCGAAAACCGCTTATCCTCCTACAGCCGGGCGAAAGTCCCCAGCCTGATGCCAAAGCGGGTGCGCTTGTGTTCCGTGAACCCTTCGGCGGTATTCGATCCGACAATCAGCGGGTACTCTCCCCTACCGGCGATCTGAACGAAGCGGCCAAGAATCTTTTTGCGCACTTACGAGCACTGGATTCGCTGCCCGTAGACATCATTTATGCCGAACCGCTGCCCAATCAGGGGTTAGGCTGGGCCATGAACGACCGGCTAAGACGGGCTTCTGTGCAGCACTAA
- a CDS encoding FKBP-type peptidyl-prolyl cis-trans isomerase, with protein MQISNDKVAAIHYTLRDDAGNILDSSQERDPLFYLHGKGNLIPGMEEGLEGKAKGDKAVIDVAPEKGYGKRNPQLIQEVPISAFGGQKIEVGMQFETNQGELITVTNVTPDTVTVDGNHPLADQNLHFDVEVIDVRDATSDELAHGHVHGPGGHH; from the coding sequence ATGCAAATCTCGAACGACAAAGTCGCTGCCATCCATTATACCCTTCGTGATGATGCAGGCAACATCCTGGATTCGAGCCAGGAACGTGACCCGCTCTTTTATCTTCATGGCAAGGGTAACCTCATTCCAGGTATGGAAGAAGGGCTGGAAGGAAAAGCTAAAGGCGATAAAGCAGTTATAGATGTCGCACCCGAAAAGGGCTACGGCAAACGCAATCCCCAACTTATTCAGGAAGTGCCCATCTCCGCATTTGGCGGGCAGAAAATTGAAGTGGGCATGCAGTTCGAAACGAATCAGGGCGAACTGATCACGGTGACGAACGTAACCCCGGACACGGTAACGGTCGATGGTAACCATCCACTAGCCGACCAGAATCTGCATTTCGACGTTGAAGTTATAGACGTTCGTGATGCCACTTCTGACGAGCTGGCCCACGGACACGTTCATGGTCCCGGCGGTCATCACTAA
- a CDS encoding fasciclin domain-containing protein, whose amino-acid sequence MTTKSSFGWAIAFALLIGVNATTNAQDNQNNQTTAAQPATASNLGMPGNNLKSGVSTGKDLAISAAKSGDHTILFRALRVSGLTEQAAGKGPYTVFAPTNEAFNKLPAGTVDGLLQPASKAKLTKLLAYHVVKGKLTSAQLQDGQKLKTVTGGTLTVGKQGDTVTITDGAGNTATVNAADVEATNGIVHSIDTVLMPAAGK is encoded by the coding sequence ATGACTACGAAATCGAGTTTCGGCTGGGCGATTGCATTCGCTCTACTTATTGGCGTCAACGCAACTACCAACGCTCAGGACAATCAGAACAACCAGACGACAGCAGCTCAGCCCGCAACAGCGAGTAACCTGGGTATGCCCGGAAACAACCTGAAATCAGGCGTTTCTACCGGAAAAGATCTGGCAATCAGCGCGGCAAAGTCGGGCGATCATACCATTTTGTTCCGGGCTTTGCGCGTGTCAGGGTTAACCGAGCAGGCCGCTGGCAAAGGCCCCTATACCGTTTTTGCCCCAACCAATGAGGCTTTCAATAAATTACCAGCCGGTACTGTCGATGGGCTTCTGCAACCAGCGTCAAAGGCAAAACTTACCAAACTGCTGGCCTATCATGTCGTCAAAGGCAAGCTGACATCCGCTCAGTTGCAGGATGGTCAAAAGCTTAAAACCGTGACCGGTGGTACGCTGACCGTTGGCAAACAGGGCGATACTGTGACGATTACTGACGGAGCAGGTAATACGGCTACGGTCAATGCGGCCGATGTTGAAGCAACCAACGGGATTGTCCATTCAATTGATACAGTGTTGATGCCAGCAGCTGGCAAATAG